In the Helianthus annuus cultivar XRQ/B chromosome 11, HanXRQr2.0-SUNRISE, whole genome shotgun sequence genome, one interval contains:
- the LOC110920049 gene encoding mitogen-activated protein kinase kinase kinase NPK1 encodes MNDMFGSVRRSLVFRSPDGGGGGDPGTLVDKINSCIRKSRVFSRAVSIIPSPPKVNKENNIDEQVPVIRWRRGELIGCGAFGQVYMGMNLDSGELLAVKQVSIAANSDSKEKTQVHIRELEEEVKLLKNLSHPNIVRYLGTVREEQTLNILLEFVPGGSISSLLGKFGPFPEAVIRMYTKQLLLGLDYLHKNGIMHRDIKGANILVDNKGCIKLADFGASKQVVELANGSGAKSMKGTPYWMAPEVILQTGHSFSADIWSVGCTVIEMATGKPPWSQHYQEVAALFYIGTTKSHPPIPDQLSFEAQDLLLKCLHKEPELRPSASDLLQHPFVTGKSQQHSLVGTPTTESVEALSSSCTDVLDHSRGSLDVCNLGTLNISTVNSGNCKEWVAEDNDNSMRQVDGNDFTEDGVKLRSVSMLNDFKSFNPMEEPSVDETYVLKGQATLDGEQRSDELVSNMNISPDSCTSFQLGRSLSEDYDEHTESKIRAFLDEKALELKRLQTPLYEEFYNSVVLPCSMSDVDNGSSPNYLKLPPKSRSPLGKAVDVASNASPGSGSRRTSIVSGEENIHSPMDLSSPQCNDITGPDTQQEACSPNVNFSEVQRKWKEELDQELERKREMMRVGGKTGSPIDRGSNRRTRFASPGN; translated from the exons ATGAATGACATGTTCGGATCAGTCCGTCGATCTCTCGTTTTCCGTTCACCGGacggcggcggcggcggcgaTCCCGGAACCCTAGTTGACAAAATCAATTCATGTATTCGCAAGTCTAGGGTTTTCAGTAGAGCGGTATCGATCATTCCGTCACCGCCGAAGGTGAACAAGGAGAATAATATTGATGAGCAGGTGCCTGTTATTCGGTGGCGGAGAGGTGAATTGATCGGGTGCGGGGCGTTTGGTCAGGTGTATATGGGAATGAATCTCGATTCTGGAGAGCTTTTGGCCGTTAAACAG GTTTCTATTGCTGCGAATAGCGATTCGAAAGAAAAGACTCAG GTTCACATACGGGAACTTGAAGAAGAAGTAAAGCTTCTGAAGAATCTGTCTCATCCAAACATTGTT AGATATCTTGGAACAGTACGCGAAGAGCAAACTTTAAATATTCTTCTGGAGTTTGTTCCTGGAGGATCCATATCATCTCTTTTAGGAAAATTTGGACCCTTTCCGGAAGCA GTCATAAGAATGTACACGAAACAACTGTTATTGGGTCTTGATTACTTGCACAAGAATGGCATTATGCACAGAGATATTAAG GGGGCGAACATTCTGGTCGACAATAAAGGTTGCATCAAACTAGCAGATTTTGGTGCATCAAAGCAAGTTGTTGAGCTT GCTAATGGGTCAGGGGCAAAGTCAATGAAGGGAACACCATATTGGATGGCTCCTGAAGTTATACTCCAGACTGGCCATAGCTT TTCTGCTGACATATGGAGTGTTGGGTGTACGGTTATTGAGATGGCTACAGGAAAGCCTCCTTGGAGCCAACACTATCAGGAG GTTGCGGCTCTCTTTTATATTGGCACTACCAAGTCTCATCCTCCTATTCCTGACCAGCTTTCTTTTGAGGCACAGGATTTACTGCTGAAATGTCTACACAA AGAACCTGAGTTGAGGCCTTCTGCTTCTGATTTGCTGCAG CATCCTTTTGTGACAGGGAAATCTCAGCAACATTCTCTTGTTGGTACTCCTACAACG GAAAGTGTTGAAGCTCTTTCATCTTCTTGCACAGACGTTTTGGATCACTC CCGAGGTTCGCTTGATGTATGTAATCTGGGTACTCTCAACATCTCTACTGTAAATTCTGGGAATTGTAAAGAATGGGTGGCAGAAGACAACGATAATAGCATGCGTCAGGTAGATGGCAATGATTTTACGGAGGATGGAGTAAAGTTGAGATCTGTTTCAATGCTTAATGACTTTAAG AGTTTCAACCCTATGGAAGAGCCTTCTGTTGATGAGACCTATGTACTGAAAGGACAAGCAACCTTGGATGGCGAACAGCGGTCTGATGAACTTGTCAGTAACATGAACATATCTCCTGACAGCTGTACTTCATTTCAACTTGGCCGATCCCTCTCTGAGGACTATGATGAGCATACTGAATCTAAAATAAGAGCTTTTCTGGATGAAAAG GCATTAGAACTAAAAAGGCTTCAAACGCCTTTGtatgaagagttctacaacagTGTAGTCCTTCCATGCTCAATGAGCGATGTTGATAATGGAAGTAGTCCAAATTACTTGAAACTGCCCCCCAAAAGCAGGTCTCCACTTGGTAAAGCAGTTGACGTGGCAAGTAATGCAAGCCCCGGGAGTGGAAGTAGGCGCACATCTATTGTTAGTGGTGAAGAGAACATTCATAGTCCTATGGACCTTTCTTCACCACAGTGTAATGATATCACTGGGCCTGATACTCAACAGGAAGCATGCAGTCCCAA TGTGAACTTTTCTGAAGTACAAAGAAAGTGGAAGGAGGAGCTCGACCAAGAGCTTGAGAGAAAACGAG AAATGATGCGTGttgggggaaagacaggatcaccgATAGACAGAGGGTCAAACCGACGGACAAGATTTGCATCTCCAGGAAATTGA